The genomic window AGTTCCTGCATTTATCCGAAGTTTGCTCCTCAGCCCATGAAGGAGGAGTATCTCCTGACCGGTGAGCTTGAACCGACAAATGAGCCTTATGCGGTGGCAAAGATCGCCGGCATTAAAATGTGCCAGGCATATAACAGGCAATATGGAACTGAGTATATTTCCGTGATGCCGACGAACCTTTACGGCCCCAACGACAATTTTGATCTCGAAAGCTCCCATGTTCTCCCTGCCATGATCAGAAAGTTCCACGAGGCGAAGGTGAGGATGAAGGAGAACCCGTCGCGCACCGTTGCTGTCCAGCTCTGGGGCACCGGTTCTCCCTATCGGGAATTTCTCCATGTTGATGACCTGGCCGACGCCTGCCTGTTCCTCATGGAAAACTACCGGGGAAATGAAGTCGTTAATGTCGGCACAGGTAAGGATGTCGCCATTCGTGACCTCGCGGAGATCGTAAAGAACATTCTCGGCTTCCGGGGGGAGATAGTCTGGGATACGACAAAGCCTGACGGCACGCCAAGAAAATTGCTCGATGTGTCACGATTAAAAGGATTGGGATGGACCTCCAGGATCAGTCTTGCGGATGGCATAGCGATGACCTATGATTGGTATGTAAAGAGTCTTCAGACCGGAACGTTGTGACGGTATTTTTCTGCACGTCTAAGGAGGTCCCCTGGACATTTCGCGTGTTGGTATGATCTCTGTTGCAGGAGGTTCAGCATGAAAGCCCTCGTACTCGTGGGAGGTTCAGGGACACGGCTTTGGCCGATGAGTCGGAAGAACCATCCCAAACAATTCCTGAAATTAAGCAGCAGCAAGTCTCTCTTCCAGCAGACCGTTGAGCGTCTCCTGGGCGTCGTGTCGGCAGAAGACATTGTTGTGCTGACGAACAAGGCATACAAATTTTACGTCAAGTCCGATCTGGAGGCGTTGTTCGGCTCGAAAGGGGGCAAGCAGGCTCCCATGCCCTCTCATATTGTCCTGGAGCCTGCGAGCAGGAATACAGCGCCTGCTATTGCCCTCGGGATAACCTATTGCATCGAAAAACTCGGCTGCGCAAAGGACGAGGCTCTGTGCGTCCTTCCCTCTGACCATGTCATACGGCCTGCCGATGGTTTCGGCAGATACCTCAGACAGGCGGAACAGATCGCACGGGAAGGACATATCGTGACGTTCGGCATCAAGCCCACCCGTGCTGAAACAGGGTATGGATATATAAAGACCGTGAAGCGCGGTCAGGGAATGGATGGCGCCGAATACGAGCGGGTCGAGCAGTTTACCGAGAAGCCCGACAGAGAGACAGCGAAAAGGTATCTCGACGAAG from Thermodesulfovibrionales bacterium includes these protein-coding regions:
- a CDS encoding GDP-L-fucose synthase, which translates into the protein MDRSSRIYVAGHRGLVGSAIVRRLRSDGYTNIIGRTHGELDLSNKEEVEGFFAKEKPEYVFLAAAKVGGILANSTYPAEFIYSNLSIEVNVIHAAYTFDVRKLLFLGSSCIYPKFAPQPMKEEYLLTGELEPTNEPYAVAKIAGIKMCQAYNRQYGTEYISVMPTNLYGPNDNFDLESSHVLPAMIRKFHEAKVRMKENPSRTVAVQLWGTGSPYREFLHVDDLADACLFLMENYRGNEVVNVGTGKDVAIRDLAEIVKNILGFRGEIVWDTTKPDGTPRKLLDVSRLKGLGWTSRISLADGIAMTYDWYVKSLQTGTL